In Fibrobacter sp. UWP2, the sequence CGTACCTCGGGCCCGGTAGTTTTTGCAGGAGGGCGTACTTTTCGGGAGCCTCCTTGGGGTAAATCAAATACCTGGGCTCATGGATAAAGTCAAAAAAGTCGTCGGGGTCGGTGCCGTTCATCGCCATGAGCCCCGAGAGGGTCGTCCCAAAGCGCAGCAGGTAATCCTTGCGGATGCGGGTCGCATTCTCGAAGTCACCGCCCACGGTCTTTTGCACAAACTCGGCAATGCGCCTGTCGAGCGAATCCAGGACAAAGCGTTCCTCTTCGCCATACAGGGTCAGGTCGTAGTCAAAAAGCCAGATCAGAGCTACACTCCCATGGCAAGCCCGCCAATCTGGCGGGCCAGATAGGTCGCGTAGTTGTCCGTCATGCCGCTCACAAAGTCGAGCACCTGGTGGTAGGCCTCGGCAGCAGATACGCTCTGCCCGATTTTCGCCTGACCAATCAGGCGCACAATGCGGTCGGCGCGGTAGGAATTCTTGCCGTTCAGGCGGTAGTCGTACACGCCGTTGATGAACGCGTCGAGCACGGTGGCAAGCGTCGTGTAGCTACCCACTTCCAGTTCCGTCTTACGGCGGTCCGGATAGATGCGCTCCACGCCAAGGCGCTTCGCGATGCGGATTCCCCACATCACGTCGGACTTGGAGAGGTCTATCAGGTGCTTGGAAAGCTTGCCCTCCATGATTTCTTCGTAATGGTTCACGAATACGACCGCCACGTCGTCAATCAGGTTCTGGATAGCCTTGCCGCGGATGCTGCTGAGAAAGTCGCGAAAATTCCTCCCGTTCTCCTCGTACTCGCGATCAATATTCACCTCGGGGCCGCACAAGTAGCTGAACATGTCACGCACGTCGGCAAACGTCAAGATGCCGAGCTCGATGGCGTCCTCTACATCGAGAATGGAATAGCAAATATCGTCGGCAGCCTCTATGAGGTAGACCAGCGGGTGGCGAACCCACTTGCCGCTATCGATTTGCGGAAGCCCGAGAGTCTCCGCAGTAATGCTGTAGAGGTCGGCCTCGGTCGAAAAGAGGCTTGTCGGGCAGCCGTACTTGGCGATTTGCGGGTACTTCATCATCGAGCCGATGGTCGCGTACGTGAGGCGCATGCCACCGTCAAGGAAGTGGTATTCCAGCTTGCTCAAAATGCGGTGGCCCTGGGCGTTGCCGTCAAAATTCTCGAAATCGGCGATTTCCTTCTCGCTCAGGCCGCATAGCGGCGCGCTGGTGCGGTTCTTGCGGAACCATTCGCGTATGGCAGCCTCCCCCGCATGGCCGAACGGCGGGTTGCCTATGTCGTGCGCCAGGCAAGCCGACTGCACGATGGTGCCGAACTGGTACTCGTTAATGTACTTGGGCAAATACTGCTTGATCAGGTGGAAAATGGTGATAGCAAGGCTTCGGCCCACGCTCGAGACTTCGATGCTGTGCGTGAGGCGGCTGTGCACGTGGTCGTTCACCGAGAAGGGATGTACCTGAGTCTTACGGCCCAGGCGGCGAAAAGCGGTAGAAAAAACAATGCGGTCGTAATCGCGATGGTAATCGGAGCGGTTCGGGTCGCGATCGGCAGGATGGCCGTATCGCGTCGCCGACAAAAGAGTTTCCCAGTTGAGCATGCGGTAAATATAGCTAATTGTTTGACCACATGGTTTTTACCGGATACCCGGGAATAGTTTTGTCACTAGTTATTATTGTCAAATTTTCTGTTTGAGCCTGGCTGATTATCAAACGATCAAACGGATCCCTATGTATAAGTTCCAATGATTTAGTATGCTCAATATGTTCAGGAGTCATCCTTAATTGGACGAATCCAGCATCAGCGCACAGTTTAGCCTCTTCTACAACAGAAAAGCCCAGATCAATTTTTCCCAATTTTTGTTTAATCGCGATTTCCCATAACGAGGCAATGCTGTAAAAGCAAAGTTCCCGTTCCATTAAATCCTTAATGGAACGCGGCAACTCACTACTTCCTTGGGCATACCAAAGAATAGCACATGTATCCAGTAAAAACTGCATTACATGTAATCCGCAAAGTCAGCTACTGGCGCATTGAAGTCTGGAGCAATGTAAGTAATCTTATCTTTCATTGCCCCAAAACAGGATTTTCTGGGAGTCTTTGCCGATGCGCTATTTTTGGCGATGAGAAAATCAGCAAAATCCAACATCTCCTGCAGATACTGCAGGGGAATCTTTGAAATTTTTTCTTCCAGTAATTCGTACGGCATTATACAGCCTCTCCACTGATAAATATATAGTTCCGTACGTATTTTAGCAAGATACGTGCCACAAAAATGCGACGTTTTTATTTAAAAAACGCCTTATCTGTCTAAAAAAAGTCCAGACAGTGTTCAACTTACACATTTATGGACAGTATTTGATCGCTATTCGTCTTCGTCCTTGATGCAACGGACGGAGTGACCATCTATCTTTCCATAATGATAACCACTAATAAGCGCAGAAGATTCTCCGTACAAAAGCCATAAGTAAGCAAATTCACCATTAAATTCAGAAGCACTCCAAAAAGTAGCGTTTTCTCCAATAGCGAACGGCTCTAAACCATCATAGACTCCAGAAGGCAGCGCAGAAAAACCAAAATCATCCGAAGAATTCTTCCAATGATTGCGGAAATTCTTCGCTTGCATAGCTTTATAATCATTTCCCACATTAGAATACAATACATTCCATTCCTCATTGTTGGGCACATGCCACCCTTCGGGACAAATCCCCTTGACTGTTTGAGGCAAACCACAATTAACGTAATCATCCTCATCATCAACTTTAATATAACCACACTTTTTATTCTGTTTTGCCCAATAGATTGAATCAATAGCCGCACTCCAGGAATACAATCTTCCGTATTTTATGCAACTATCAGATTTGCTTTTATAGCACCAATTTCCATTTATCATACTCGGATAAATACTTTCATCAGCAAAATTCAAATTTTCCGCCATCCATGTCTGACTACCAATTTCAACCGTACGATAAATTTGTCCATCACGTTTATCAATCAATCTCCCATAGGAGATAGCTTCATTGCCATAAAAAAGTTTCCATTCATTTCCATAACAAAAATACGCATAATCATCATTGACGCTGCCATGGATTACTTGTCCAAATTCGAGGCACTTAATTCTTTCATTCTTTTCATAGTCATATGTATCAATTTCAATGGATGTCGCGTTTCGCCACATTTTCTTATCGGCATCATACATGTAATAGATGTCTTTATTGATTTGGCCTGTACGTATTTCTCCATCATTTTTTCCGACACCCCAAGTCGCAGTATCCTGTTCAATGTTTGTCGCTTTGCGCCAGTTCTTAGCATCGCAAATATACCAGACATTATCCTTGCCAAGTCCTACCGTATCTTGACGGTTCTTGGTACACCCGCGCAATTCAAGAGCACAATCGCTTTCAGACCCGCTGCACCAACTACTATCTTCAAATACATAGCAGTTAGACTTGACTACATCACCATTTTTTACGTCACCATCTTTTCCATCTTTCCATTTGTATGTATCTTTCTCGATATCCGTCGCCAAACGCCATTCGCGATTTTCACAGATGAAATGCGTTTCAAGGGCTTCTGCGACTTCGTTAAAGCGTTTTTCGATGCAACCACCAAGCATTCCTTCGACTTCAGTTGCCATTCGCCAAACGGTCTTGTCAAACACATAAACAACGTCTGTCACATTTCCTTTCTTAATTGATCCATCAGTAGAATCTTTCCATCCGAAAGTATCCTTTTCAATATTTATCGCTTCGCGCCAGCTCTTTGCATCGCAAATATACCAGACATTATCCTTGCCAAGTCCTACCGTATCTTGACGGTTCTTGGTACACCCGCGCAATTCAAGAGAGCAATCGCTTTCATACCCGCTTCGCCAACTACTATCCTCAAACACATAGCAGTTAGACTTGACTACATCACCATTTTTTACGTCACCATCTTTTCCATCTTTCCATTTGTATGTATCTTTCTCGATATCCGTCGCCTCACGCCATTCGCGTTTTTCACAGATGTAATGCGTTTCAAGAGCTTCTACAACTTCGTTAAAGCGTTTTTCGATGCAACCACCTATTTTTCCCTCGACTTCTGTCGCCACACGCCAAGATTTTCCATCACAATCGTATGGTTGTTCCTTATTCACGTTACCGAACACTATCTTGCCATCTTCATCACACTTCTTTTCATATGTATCATATTCCAACGCCGTCGCCTCATACCACAAATTCGACCTGCATATAAAGTACTTGTCCGCATAAACGCTTGCAGCATTCTGGTTCTTCTTCACCTCGCCTTCGCGCTCTTTATCGCATGTCCCAAGGCCGTAGTTCCGCCACCAGAAATTGTCCACATATTTTTCAAACGCCGGGACTCCGGTAGAAAGTTTCCAACCTGCGATATTATTGCGAATCAAGGCTAGCCCGCCGCTCATGCTCTGCGTAATCGCCCAGTCGGCAATCTGCGTTGCCGTTTTCGTATCGTTCCAAACACCATCGGACTCGATGTCGGCAGCATAATTCGCCAATCTTTCGCTAAAATCACCTTCAGAGAGATTTCCTTGCATAAGCACGCTTACGGCAAGGAGTGCCGCACTCTGGTCGCTTTCGCCAAAAATATTCAGGTCTTCGGCATCATCAAAATCCCCCTCTATTTCAAAGGATTTGAGCACCTCGGTTTCGGCCTGTTTTTTTGCTTCTGCCACAGAAACAGACTCTTCTTCCGTAGCCAAGTACAGCGAGCGTTCATACGACAAATGCGTAAGCAAGTTGACGTTCACCTCATCGCGCTTGGACAGGTCCGTAAGCGCATAGAGCGTCACCTGCGACCTGGATTTTTCGCCGGTAACCTCGTTCCGGTAAAAACCATTCGCCTTGAGGAGCGCATACTGCGATTCCAGCTTGTTCACCTTCACGGAGAACTCGCCCATGTCGTTCTTGATTTTGCCTTCAAAGCCAAGACCCGTTTGTGCCAGCGTTTCTCCGTTGAGTTCCTGCACAGTCACGCTGGAGCCGTTTACGAACGGTCCCTTCTGCGAGACTCCCGTAACGGTCTTGTCGGAAATCGCAATAATCTCCTGGTCTTCTACAGACCCCCCGGCATTTTTACTGTCGTCGCCGCAAGCGGCGAAAAGCAGTGCCACGCTAGATACGATCGCTAAGACATTATTCTTGGTAAAGTTTCTCATTTTTTCCTCCTCTTGGCAGAAGGTCTGTTTTGTTTAGAATTCATATCCGTCAGCGGAAAGAACTGCATGTTCAAGCGATAGACTTCGTCGGTCCTGGGCGTCATGGTCGCAATCGCATTGATGCGACGCCTGCATTCCGCAAGTTCCGCCACAACCCGGTCATAAGATTCACGAGTAATCCCGACGGTGAGTCCCGTCATATTACGCTTCTCGGGCGGTTCATTTTTCAAGGCATCTACGGCAAGCTCCGCATACTGGCGCTGTAAATCAGAAGATACCGCCTTCGCCACATGGGGATCCATACGCAAGGAGCGATTACATTCGCGATAACCGCCATCCGCCCCCTGTTCCAGGAAGCCCGCCCGCACAAGAAAATCCAGAATTTCGTGGACTTCGCTCGTCGGGATTCGGTTCCTGCTCGCCTTGGACAGCTGTTTCGCCGTAGCCTTCGGCATTGCAGAGGCCAGTTCCCTCAAAAGCGAATTCTTCCACGACTTGAAGAAATCATATTCCTTGATCCCGACAATGCGGACCTTGTGAATGCGCGCAAGCTCGCCAATCTGTTCAAGCACGGCCTTCTTTTCCGCATCCTTTTTTGCATTGGCATACGCCACCAGCAGACAGAAGTAAGTTTCTTCGTACCCGACAAGGCCCATTGCGGCAGCCACTTGAGGCGCCGACTTATCGCCTAGATTCTTTTTCCCTTCGCACACATATTGCAAAAACACCGGCGAAGCAATCCCCGCCTTTTTAGCAAAGACTCCCCATGAAAAGGGAACAGCGGAATCAGCCTTCCGTTCCCTATAAAAATCCCGGATATACCTCCGGTAATCGACATATTCCATGACGGGTTTCATCATTCATGAAATTAAATAAAAAAGTCAATTTTTGCAATATTTAGAATATAAAATTTGCTTAAATTTGCGCAAAATCACAAATTCTCAATATAAAACGTCATTTTTTGCTAAAATTCAGTATACAATCGGATAAAAAAGCCCATACATGCCAAATTGGCCGCATTCTCCACTTTCAACTTTTTCTAACTTGTCCCGCATGATTACACGCACCATCGACAGAAACTTCGCCAACATGCGCCTGGACCGCTTTTTGCGTAAAGCCTTCCCCGACGAATCGTTGTCGGTCTTTTTCGCCGTGCTCCGCAAAAAGAAGGTGCGCGTGAACGGGGTCGTCGGCAAGGCGAACCAGATGCTCGCCGAGGGCGACGTCGTCAACATCTACGAAAACTTCAAGAGCGTGGCCGAAGAGGAACGCGACGGAACCGCCCACGCAGCAAAGCCCGCAGAAACGACCGCGGCAAATCCCGGTTGGGGCAAGCCCAAGACCGAAAAAGAGAAAAACGCTGCTTGGGGCGTCTCCAAAAAACTCGACATCGTCATCCAGACCGAGGACTACGTGATTGTGAACAAGCCCTCGGGACTCGCAAGTCAACCGGGCAGCGGCACGCGCCCCGGCGAGAGCCTTGTGGAATACCTCTGGGAATGGGGTAACGAGGAAGGGCTCGACTTCCGCCCCACCATAGCCCACCGCCTGGACCAGGAAACCTCGGGGCTTTTGATTGCCGCCCTCCATGGCGACACGCTCCGTGAACTCACGCGCCTCATTCGCGAACACGAAGTCGACAAGTTCTACTACGCGCTAGTCAAGGGGAACCTCAAACGCGACAAGGGCACCATTGACGAGAGCCTCACCCGCACCGACGCCGCCAAGGGCAGCAAAATGAAGGTCGGCGAAACGGGCAAAGACGCCCAGCGCGCCATTACGCATTACCGCGTCAAGCAGCACTACGAGGGCTACGACCTCGTAAAAATCAAGCTTGAGACCGGTCGCATGCACCAGATCCGTGCCCATTTCGCAAGCATCGGCCACCCGCTCTTGGGCGACACCCGTTACGGCGACTTTGCCCTCAACCGCGAAGTCAAAAAGGAACTCGGGTTGAACCGGCTGTTTTTGCACAGTTGCCGCCTCGAATTTGTGTGGAAGGGCAACAAGATTGTGCTCGACTGCCCGCTTCCCAAGGAACTCGATGACATAATCCGGCAACTGAAGCCCATCAGGTTCAACCGGGAACGGTAAAAAATTCAGGGGTTAGCGTTTGATGAAACTTTGGGCATCGGTATTATCTTGTCTATTCTTGCTCGCCGCCTGTGACGACCATTCGTCCAGTTCCGAGGAACTCCCGCCCGAAGAGGACCTCTCGAGCAGCGTCCCCGAAAGTTCCGGCAGCATCAATTCTTCGGCACAATTCGCCTACCCCAGCGAAGCCCTCATCGGCATGAATCTCATTGACGACGCGAGCAAGGTGGCTGAACTCGAAAACAAGATGAAAGTTTCGATAGACTACGATTACTACATCGGGACCCGCGAAGTCACCTGCGGCGAATTCTTTGCCTTCATCCCCTACCCGCCAATAAAAACAGCCGTTTGTGCCGACGACAGCCTCCCAGTGGCAAACGTCTCGTTCTTTGACGCCGTGCTGTTTTTGAACGCCAAGAGCAAGGCTCACCACCTGGATACCGCCTACAGCTACACCAACATACTCTACGACACCGAAGGGCACGTGCTGAACCTCGAGAGTTTCGCCTTCCACAACGACGCCAACGGTTTCCGCCTGCCCACCGAATCCGAGTGGACCTATGTTGCCTCCAAGGGGTGGAAACCCCAAAAAAGCTGGAACGCATCCAATTCAAATTTCACTTCGCACAAGGTGTGCTCCATTGGCAACGACAGCCAAGGCTATTGCGACTTCGCCGGGAACGTGATGGAATGGGCAAATGACTGGTACAGCCCCCTCTTTGATACGACCGTCGTGAACTACACCGGAGCCCCTGACGGGGGGATTATCGGCAAACGAGTTGTCAAGGGGGGCTGCTACGCCAACAGCGAAGCCTCCATAACCCTGTTCAGCCGCAACGACATCTACACCATCACCTCGGCAACACGCTCCGCCTACATCGGCTTCCGCCTTGCCCTGGGCGCCATCCCCAACCCCACCTGGATGGACGGCAGCAAAAACACCGTCATAAGCAGGACCATCCCCCTCGCAAGCGCGAGCATCATCAAGAACATCTACAAGACCTACAACGCCAAGCTGGTGTTCCGCAACGATGTTTCGCAAAAGCTCAACCTCATCAAGTACAATGAAGACATCCCCGCCGTCATCGAGATCAACGACACGCTGAACGCCTACCACCCCGACATCTCTCCCGACGGCAAATACGTCGCGTTCTGCACGAACCTCGAAGGGGTCACCGGCAAATCCAAACTGTACGTGCGTGACTTAAACGAGACCGGAATCAAGCATGTGGAACTTGACGTCGAAAGCGCAGCCATCCCGCGGTGGCGCGTCCTGGAGAACGGCGACACCGTCATCACCTACGTGACCGACGCCGGCAACAACAAGGACAACGCGACATTCGCCGCCACCAGCACTTGGCAAGTCAAGTTCGAGAACGGCAAATTCGGCACTCCCGAAAAGCTCTTTGATGGAGCCTACCACGGCGGCATCAGCAGCGACGGCAAACTCGCCGTAACTGGAGCAAGGCTCCTCCGTGCCCGCGTGAACGGAGTCGACACCATTTGGTACAACGGCAATCAGGCGTGCAACGCAAGTCTCGCGATGGACGGCACCAAGCGCACCGTATTCCTGGACTTTGGCGGGGAAACGGGTTCCGGCTACGTAGGCAGTTCCTACACCGCCCGCGAATACGCCTTTATCGCCGACAGCACCGGCAAACTCCTCCAGGCAATCAAGGCAAAAAGCGGATACACTTACGACCATGTGGAATGGGCTTCCGACGGAATCCACTCCAACATCGTGGCGACCCTCGCCGACAACAACGGTCTCCACGGGAAAATCGTCCTTATCGACCCCAACCTGGGAACGGTCACCGACCTCGCCGAGAGCGACGACCTGTGGCACCCCTGCCTTTGGGTCAAACGGACGGATCCTGCGAACAGCTCCACCCATTTAAACCCCGACAGCGCCGGCATCTACTTTATTCCCGGCTACCCCGAAAACGTCATCCAGTGGCGCTACAAAATGGAATCGTTCTGGCAGTTCAAGGATTCCGCCACCACGGTGTTCCTCGGTTCCTCCAGGTCCCACTACGGATTGGTACCCGAGAACATCACCAGTCCCGATTTGGCAATCAACATGGCTGTGCCCTTCAACGTCAACCACGGAGTGTACTTTTTGGCAAAGAACTACGTACTGAACCTGATGCCAAAGCTAAAATACATTGTCATCGGCCTCGACATGGACCGCTTTGTGGTGCCGTCGTCATCCAGTTTTTTCCTTACCCTGTATAAGAATCTCCCCGGCTACACCTATGACGAGAACCACAAATTCTGGGCCGGTGAAGACGTCTCCGAAATGTACGAAATGACCCACGGGGCGCTTGGTCGCGAATCCTACGCCATCCACCTGCTACCACCCCGTGGCTACGACGACGGCCCAGGGCATCCTTGGCCCGCTGTACCCGAGATTGTCCGCGACACCATTTGGAGTGCCGTGGACTCGGCCTCGTACCGCGAGAACTTCAACTACATCGAAGAGACCTTGAAGCTCGCCAAGGCCAAAAACATTCGTGTCGTTGGCGTGGAACTCCCCTCGAACCCCAACTACCGCAACACAGGCGCTTATGGGAAAGAGGGAATTCAACGCAGCAAGGCGCCGGCTCTATTGCAGGAGATTGCCGACCTCAGCAAAACATACCCCAACTTCACTTTCTTTGACGCGAACCAAATGGGAAACCACGACTTTTACGGGGACGTGGCTCGCGATTCCGACCACCTTGGTCACGACGGAGCACACCGTATCACCACGAAAATTGATTCGCTGCTTAAAACCTTGCCTTGAGCAACGAATCCAGGCGAGACGTGAATTGTTTTGCGCCCTCGATACTTAAATGCACGCTGTTATTAGCCATGCGATCGCTGTAATCGTGGTTGCCGCCCTTGTTTTCGTCAAACACGTAAAAACCCATGTCCTTGGCTTTTTGGATAATCTTCTCGGCCACA encodes:
- a CDS encoding deoxyguanosinetriphosphate triphosphohydrolase, whose translation is MLNWETLLSATRYGHPADRDPNRSDYHRDYDRIVFSTAFRRLGRKTQVHPFSVNDHVHSRLTHSIEVSSVGRSLAITIFHLIKQYLPKYINEYQFGTIVQSACLAHDIGNPPFGHAGEAAIREWFRKNRTSAPLCGLSEKEIADFENFDGNAQGHRILSKLEYHFLDGGMRLTYATIGSMMKYPQIAKYGCPTSLFSTEADLYSITAETLGLPQIDSGKWVRHPLVYLIEAADDICYSILDVEDAIELGILTFADVRDMFSYLCGPEVNIDREYEENGRNFRDFLSSIRGKAIQNLIDDVAVVFVNHYEEIMEGKLSKHLIDLSKSDVMWGIRIAKRLGVERIYPDRRKTELEVGSYTTLATVLDAFINGVYDYRLNGKNSYRADRIVRLIGQAKIGQSVSAAEAYHQVLDFVSGMTDNYATYLARQIGGLAMGV
- a CDS encoding type II toxin-antitoxin system VapC family toxin, which codes for MQFLLDTCAILWYAQGSSELPRSIKDLMERELCFYSIASLWEIAIKQKLGKIDLGFSVVEEAKLCADAGFVQLRMTPEHIEHTKSLELIHRDPFDRLIISQAQTENLTIITSDKTIPGYPVKTMWSNN
- a CDS encoding DUF2281 domain-containing protein, whose amino-acid sequence is MPYELLEEKISKIPLQYLQEMLDFADFLIAKNSASAKTPRKSCFGAMKDKITYIAPDFNAPVADFADYM
- a CDS encoding fibrobacter succinogenes major paralogous domain-containing protein, producing the protein MRNFTKNNVLAIVSSVALLFAACGDDSKNAGGSVEDQEIIAISDKTVTGVSQKGPFVNGSSVTVQELNGETLAQTGLGFEGKIKNDMGEFSVKVNKLESQYALLKANGFYRNEVTGEKSRSQVTLYALTDLSKRDEVNVNLLTHLSYERSLYLATEEESVSVAEAKKQAETEVLKSFEIEGDFDDAEDLNIFGESDQSAALLAVSVLMQGNLSEGDFSERLANYAADIESDGVWNDTKTATQIADWAITQSMSGGLALIRNNIAGWKLSTGVPAFEKYVDNFWWRNYGLGTCDKEREGEVKKNQNAASVYADKYFICRSNLWYEATALEYDTYEKKCDEDGKIVFGNVNKEQPYDCDGKSWRVATEVEGKIGGCIEKRFNEVVEALETHYICEKREWREATDIEKDTYKWKDGKDGDVKNGDVVKSNCYVFEDSSWRSGYESDCSLELRGCTKNRQDTVGLGKDNVWYICDAKSWREAINIEKDTFGWKDSTDGSIKKGNVTDVVYVFDKTVWRMATEVEGMLGGCIEKRFNEVAEALETHFICENREWRLATDIEKDTYKWKDGKDGDVKNGDVVKSNCYVFEDSSWCSGSESDCALELRGCTKNRQDTVGLGKDNVWYICDAKNWRKATNIEQDTATWGVGKNDGEIRTGQINKDIYYMYDADKKMWRNATSIEIDTYDYEKNERIKCLEFGQVIHGSVNDDYAYFCYGNEWKLFYGNEAISYGRLIDKRDGQIYRTVEIGSQTWMAENLNFADESIYPSMINGNWCYKSKSDSCIKYGRLYSWSAAIDSIYWAKQNKKCGYIKVDDEDDYVNCGLPQTVKGICPEGWHVPNNEEWNVLYSNVGNDYKAMQAKNFRNHWKNSSDDFGFSALPSGVYDGLEPFAIGENATFWSASEFNGEFAYLWLLYGESSALISGYHYGKIDGHSVRCIKDEDE
- a CDS encoding TIGR02147 family protein; this encodes MMKPVMEYVDYRRYIRDFYRERKADSAVPFSWGVFAKKAGIASPVFLQYVCEGKKNLGDKSAPQVAAAMGLVGYEETYFCLLVAYANAKKDAEKKAVLEQIGELARIHKVRIVGIKEYDFFKSWKNSLLRELASAMPKATAKQLSKASRNRIPTSEVHEILDFLVRAGFLEQGADGGYRECNRSLRMDPHVAKAVSSDLQRQYAELAVDALKNEPPEKRNMTGLTVGITRESYDRVVAELAECRRRINAIATMTPRTDEVYRLNMQFFPLTDMNSKQNRPSAKRRKK
- a CDS encoding RluA family pseudouridine synthase translates to MITRTIDRNFANMRLDRFLRKAFPDESLSVFFAVLRKKKVRVNGVVGKANQMLAEGDVVNIYENFKSVAEEERDGTAHAAKPAETTAANPGWGKPKTEKEKNAAWGVSKKLDIVIQTEDYVIVNKPSGLASQPGSGTRPGESLVEYLWEWGNEEGLDFRPTIAHRLDQETSGLLIAALHGDTLRELTRLIREHEVDKFYYALVKGNLKRDKGTIDESLTRTDAAKGSKMKVGETGKDAQRAITHYRVKQHYEGYDLVKIKLETGRMHQIRAHFASIGHPLLGDTRYGDFALNREVKKELGLNRLFLHSCRLEFVWKGNKIVLDCPLPKELDDIIRQLKPIRFNRER
- a CDS encoding TIGR02171 family protein; this encodes MKLWASVLSCLFLLAACDDHSSSSEELPPEEDLSSSVPESSGSINSSAQFAYPSEALIGMNLIDDASKVAELENKMKVSIDYDYYIGTREVTCGEFFAFIPYPPIKTAVCADDSLPVANVSFFDAVLFLNAKSKAHHLDTAYSYTNILYDTEGHVLNLESFAFHNDANGFRLPTESEWTYVASKGWKPQKSWNASNSNFTSHKVCSIGNDSQGYCDFAGNVMEWANDWYSPLFDTTVVNYTGAPDGGIIGKRVVKGGCYANSEASITLFSRNDIYTITSATRSAYIGFRLALGAIPNPTWMDGSKNTVISRTIPLASASIIKNIYKTYNAKLVFRNDVSQKLNLIKYNEDIPAVIEINDTLNAYHPDISPDGKYVAFCTNLEGVTGKSKLYVRDLNETGIKHVELDVESAAIPRWRVLENGDTVITYVTDAGNNKDNATFAATSTWQVKFENGKFGTPEKLFDGAYHGGISSDGKLAVTGARLLRARVNGVDTIWYNGNQACNASLAMDGTKRTVFLDFGGETGSGYVGSSYTAREYAFIADSTGKLLQAIKAKSGYTYDHVEWASDGIHSNIVATLADNNGLHGKIVLIDPNLGTVTDLAESDDLWHPCLWVKRTDPANSSTHLNPDSAGIYFIPGYPENVIQWRYKMESFWQFKDSATTVFLGSSRSHYGLVPENITSPDLAINMAVPFNVNHGVYFLAKNYVLNLMPKLKYIVIGLDMDRFVVPSSSSFFLTLYKNLPGYTYDENHKFWAGEDVSEMYEMTHGALGRESYAIHLLPPRGYDDGPGHPWPAVPEIVRDTIWSAVDSASYRENFNYIEETLKLAKAKNIRVVGVELPSNPNYRNTGAYGKEGIQRSKAPALLQEIADLSKTYPNFTFFDANQMGNHDFYGDVARDSDHLGHDGAHRITTKIDSLLKTLP